The following are encoded in a window of bacterium SCSIO 12643 genomic DNA:
- a CDS encoding T9SS type A sorting domain-containing protein yields MIAFLGLSLQELSAQNYLYVGTATTATTTYQTMPTPFGTYYEDGRTSYLILASELQALGASGSVLGLAFDVSQPDAATMNGFNIKIGHTTATSLSGFVSGLTNVYSGSHVATSGWNNFTFTAPFAWDGVSNVVVEVCFDNGAWFDNSFVRYTATSFNSVYGRYDDGNSGCSMTNGNTSTGAQQTYRPNMRLEFTPPLANDAATGALINPSFPTCAMDSNVQVELINYGTSNLTSATVNWSVNGNIQPANAWTGNLASFDKDTLTLGVVTGGLNDGDNIVVWSSMPNGVLDSNNINDTLAVMVHTSLSGTYTIDASGAGDYVSFAAAISDMIDFGICAATVFEVANGTYVEQINLTTYDGMSMANNVTFRSQSGDASMVTLSYSATGSSDNYVVNFNGASYFNIENITMQNLGAGYSRVVTAVNNSSTDIKIDGCVWKGVPSTSSWDDEQAVSYIDGPGKDNWTITNNTIIDGNYGLYLDGDFNTNGMNNVVRNNTFIDQYYTGAYIYYQMDGEFIGNEVTSTSTLSFSYGFYFVENTRFEVSNNHVKGNATWPDQGIYFSGMTGDLNTFLPITNNRVVMKKSNADYGIRSYNSLFVELAHNSVYMNSSSGTDAALEFDDGSFNKVKNNIFINGGTGSAIYVAGSGVYEMDNNNLSTPNGGDVGYTSGTGYTTLSDWIAATGFDSNSVNVNDVISDTATFKVCNDSLYGVGTYLATYMVDYEGDMRQDPPCIGADEFMPISEFGFNDSPVLCDGDTLTLVQDYFDTVVWNTTDTTNTYDITAPGSQQVAVYDLCGSDTSVFTVMPQQVAVVGDTNLCEGTTATLNTGISGGTYMWSNDLNSDTSTDSVVVVDTAMTVYVEVVDMHGCSSMDTAIVTQSMDVVLDDSATFCEGANVVLDANMQGTYLWSDGSTNQTLSVTSPGSYSVTVTDQNCVSSASTFVTEILDAVASFNSSSSYLAVQFTNTSQNGTSYLWDFGDGTTSTEENPTHIYPWTNQDSICKVVTLTVTNSCGSHTYTDDCVRIGVMVGVSEVELASLISVYPNPNEGVFTVNVKSDEAKDMAIEVLDIRGAQVFVQSYGKVNGEVNRTVNLEGVAQGIYFVKVTLDGETAVYRISVN; encoded by the coding sequence ATGATAGCATTCTTGGGGCTGTCATTGCAAGAATTATCAGCCCAAAACTATCTGTATGTCGGTACTGCGACTACAGCAACCACTACTTACCAAACAATGCCAACCCCATTTGGAACATATTATGAGGATGGTAGAACGTCATATCTGATTTTAGCATCTGAATTGCAAGCTTTGGGAGCTTCTGGAAGTGTATTAGGTTTAGCGTTCGATGTCTCACAACCGGACGCTGCAACAATGAATGGGTTTAATATTAAGATCGGTCATACTACAGCAACATCTCTTTCTGGTTTTGTTTCAGGTTTGACGAATGTGTATTCTGGTAGCCATGTGGCGACTTCTGGATGGAATAACTTTACATTTACTGCTCCATTTGCATGGGATGGTGTGTCAAATGTTGTTGTAGAAGTTTGTTTTGATAACGGAGCGTGGTTTGATAACAGCTTCGTTAGATATACAGCCACTTCATTCAATTCTGTGTATGGTAGATATGATGATGGAAATTCCGGATGTTCAATGACTAACGGTAATACATCAACTGGAGCTCAGCAAACGTATAGACCAAATATGCGTTTAGAGTTTACTCCACCATTGGCAAATGATGCTGCTACTGGCGCATTAATTAATCCATCATTTCCTACTTGTGCAATGGATTCTAACGTGCAAGTTGAATTGATTAATTATGGAACTTCAAATTTAACTTCTGCAACAGTGAACTGGTCTGTTAACGGAAATATTCAGCCAGCTAACGCATGGACAGGAAACTTAGCATCTTTTGATAAGGATACTTTAACCCTTGGTGTGGTTACTGGTGGTTTAAATGATGGAGATAATATTGTGGTATGGTCTTCAATGCCAAATGGAGTATTAGACAGTAATAACATTAATGATACATTAGCTGTTATGGTACATACTTCATTGTCCGGAACATATACCATTGATGCGTCTGGTGCGGGTGATTATGTGAGTTTTGCAGCAGCGATTAGTGATATGATTGATTTCGGTATTTGTGCAGCAACTGTTTTCGAAGTAGCGAATGGTACTTATGTTGAACAAATAAACCTTACAACTTATGATGGAATGTCCATGGCAAATAATGTGACATTTAGATCTCAATCCGGAGATGCCAGTATGGTAACTTTGTCGTATTCAGCTACTGGATCTTCTGATAATTATGTGGTTAATTTTAACGGTGCGTCTTATTTTAATATTGAAAATATTACAATGCAAAATTTAGGTGCTGGTTATTCAAGAGTTGTTACGGCTGTAAATAATTCTAGTACAGATATCAAAATTGACGGTTGTGTGTGGAAAGGAGTACCTTCTACATCATCTTGGGATGATGAGCAAGCTGTTTCGTATATTGATGGTCCTGGAAAAGATAATTGGACGATTACAAATAATACAATTATCGATGGTAACTATGGTTTATATTTAGATGGAGATTTCAATACCAACGGAATGAATAACGTGGTTAGGAATAATACATTTATTGATCAATATTATACTGGTGCATATATCTATTATCAAATGGATGGAGAATTTATTGGTAATGAAGTAACGTCAACTTCTACGCTTTCTTTTTCATATGGATTCTATTTTGTAGAAAATACCAGATTCGAGGTAAGTAATAACCATGTTAAAGGGAACGCAACCTGGCCAGATCAAGGGATATATTTTTCTGGTATGACTGGTGATTTGAATACGTTCTTACCTATAACGAATAACCGTGTGGTAATGAAGAAATCAAATGCGGATTATGGAATTAGGTCATATAATAGTCTATTTGTGGAGTTGGCGCATAATTCAGTTTATATGAATAGTTCTTCAGGTACTGACGCTGCATTGGAATTTGATGATGGAAGTTTCAACAAAGTGAAAAACAATATCTTCATTAACGGAGGTACTGGTTCTGCAATTTATGTAGCTGGATCAGGTGTATATGAAATGGATAATAACAATTTAAGTACTCCAAATGGAGGGGATGTAGGTTATACTTCAGGTACAGGTTATACTACTTTATCCGATTGGATTGCAGCTACTGGATTTGATTCGAATTCAGTAAATGTAAACGATGTGATCAGCGATACCGCAACATTTAAAGTATGTAATGATTCATTATATGGTGTTGGAACATATTTAGCTACTTATATGGTGGATTATGAAGGCGATATGCGTCAAGATCCTCCATGTATTGGTGCGGATGAGTTTATGCCAATCTCTGAGTTCGGATTTAATGATAGTCCTGTATTATGTGATGGTGATACATTAACTCTGGTACAGGATTATTTTGATACTGTGGTATGGAATACTACAGATACAACAAATACCTATGATATTACTGCTCCAGGTTCTCAACAAGTAGCGGTATATGATTTATGTGGGTCTGATACCTCAGTATTCACGGTAATGCCACAACAAGTTGCAGTAGTAGGAGATACCAATTTATGTGAAGGAACTACGGCTACATTAAACACTGGAATTTCTGGTGGTACTTATATGTGGAGTAATGACTTAAATTCTGATACGTCTACAGATTCAGTTGTAGTTGTTGATACAGCAATGACCGTATATGTTGAGGTAGTGGATATGCATGGATGTAGTTCTATGGATACAGCTATTGTAACTCAAAGTATGGATGTAGTATTGGATGATTCGGCTACCTTCTGTGAAGGTGCGAATGTGGTATTAGATGCAAACATGCAAGGGACGTACTTATGGAGTGATGGTTCAACAAACCAAACTTTATCAGTAACCTCTCCTGGATCTTATTCAGTAACTGTAACAGATCAAAACTGTGTAAGTTCAGCTTCTACATTTGTGACAGAAATCTTGGATGCGGTGGCATCATTTAATAGTTCTTCATCATATTTAGCTGTTCAATTTACAAATACATCTCAAAATGGTACATCTTACCTATGGGATTTCGGTGATGGAACAACGTCTACAGAAGAAAATCCAACTCATATTTACCCATGGACAAATCAAGATAGTATTTGTAAAGTGGTAACATTAACCGTGACGAATAGTTGTGGTTCTCATACTTATACTGATGATTGTGTAAGAATAGGAGTTATGGTTGGTGTTTCTGAGGTAGAGTTAGCTTCATTAATTTCAGTATATCCAAATCCTAACGAAGGAGTATTTACAGTAAATGTAAAATCTGATGAGGCTAAGGATATGGCAATAGAGGTGCTGGATATCAGAGGTGCTCAAGTGTTTGTGCAGTCTTACGGAAAAGTTAATGGTGAAGTAAACAGAACTGTTAACCTGGAAGGAGTAGCACAAGGAATCTATTTTGTTAAAGTAACCTTAGATGGTGAAACAGCAGTTTATAGAATTTCAGTGAACTAG